A single window of Athene noctua chromosome 1, bAthNoc1.hap1.1, whole genome shotgun sequence DNA harbors:
- the CCDC70 gene encoding LOW QUALITY PROTEIN: coiled-coil domain-containing protein 70 (The sequence of the model RefSeq protein was modified relative to this genomic sequence to represent the inferred CDS: inserted 3 bases in 2 codons; deleted 2 bases in 1 codon; substituted 2 bases at 2 genomic stop codons) has protein sequence MSCSPCSTSNQQKFIKKLQVEKDFQEEIQSFQETMKGFLEEVKGFWKKPRDFKMAIQAFWEEEKPIWDEEAVFWKEETAIQVEAEAFWRVXCDFWKDYNAFWKKDEDFWKDKLLLEKNSILLDEDXVLWAEEEALXTDEAALLEEGKALWEDEEALQEGEKXLKEYEMLIKEEAFGPEREDISRKPKLC, from the exons ATGTCCTGCTCTCCCTGCTCCACCTCCAACCAGCAGAAGTTCATCAAAAAGCTTCAGGTTGAGAAAGACTTTCAGGAGGAAATTCAGAGCTTTCAGGAGACAATGAAGGGATTTCTGGAGGAGGTCAAGGGCTTTTGGAAAAAACCTAGAGATTTCAAGATGGCCATCCAAGCTTTCTGGGAAGAGGAAAAGCCCATCTGGGATGAAGAAGCTGTCTTTTGGAAGGAAGAAACGGCTATTCAGGTGGAAGCAGAGGCCTTCTGGAGGGTATAATGTGACTTCTGGAAGGACTATAatgctttctgg aaaaaggatGAGGATTTCTGGAAAGACAAGCTCCTCTTGGAGAAAAACAGCATCCTTCTGGATGAGGA AGTCCTGTGGGCAGAAGAAGAAGCTCTGTGAACAGATGAAGCAGCTCTCCTGGAAGAGGGGAAAGCTCTCTGGGAAGATGAGGAGGCCCTTCAGGAAGGTGAAA ACCTCAAGGAGTATGAAATGTTGATCAAGGAGGAGGCCTTTGGTCCTGAGAGAGAGGATATCTCCAGAAAGCCAAAGCTCTGTTAG